The Symbiobacterium terraclitae region TGGTTTTGCAGAACCCTGCTGCCATGGATAACTTTCTATTGCTGAGCCTAAATCAAACTCAGCGGAGGAAGAGGGCGCCGACCAGGAGCGCGCCCACCACGCCGTAGATGGGCGAGAGCTTCATGTAGTGGACCGAGATGAAGAAGGCCGCGGCGATGGCGAAGGGCAGCCAGTTCACGGGCGCGCCGCTGCGCGGCTGGAAGGCGTAGCCGGCGAAGTCCATGGCGAGCATGGCCAGCATGACGAAGACGACGGGCCGGATGCCGGCCACCATGCCCTTGAGCACGGGGCTGTCCTTGAAGCGGACCATCAGCCCTGCCAGCGCGACCATGACCACGCCCACCGGGAGGGTGACCGCGATCAGGGACACCAGCGCGCCGGGCCAGCCCGCTACCCGGTAGCCGATGTACATGGTCAGCTTGGTCGCGATGGGTCCGGGCAGGGCATTGCCCATGGCCAGTGCGGTACCGAACTCCTCCCGGGAGACCCATGAGAACACCTCCACGGCCTCGTGCTCGTACAGGGGCACGATGGAGGGGCCGCCCCCGAAGCCAAGGAGCGTGGCACGGCTGAAGCCGATGAAGAGATCCAGCAAGGTCTTCCACATCATAGCAAGCCCCGCCTTTCCCGGTTCGACTGAAAACCATGCTTACCATACCATATTGCGGCAGATGAGACCACGGTCCTTTAGGCTGTGAGCATTTCTGGCAGGTGATCCTCCCGGACGGAGCGAAGTCCCCCCTGTCGCAACAGGGAGGTATGCAGATGGGTGACCTCTGGGCACTGGTTCTGGCCTTCGCCTACGTGGGCGCGGTGGTGGCCGTCGGCGAGGGCGCGCACCGGCTGGGGCTCTCCCGCCCCGTCGCGCGCAAGGTGATCCACGTCGGGGTCGGCCTGTGGATCATCGGGACCGTCCTGCTCTTCGAGAGCCGCTACCTGGCCGCGGTGCCCGCGCTGGTCTCGGTCGCCGCCAACTACGTCATCCACCGCCGGCGCCTCCTGGGGTCTGTGGCCGCCGAGGCCGAGAACCTGGGCACGGTCTGGTTCCCCGTCTCCTTCGCCCTGCTGGTTCTGTTCGCCTGGGACGAGCCCGCCGCGCTGGTCGGCGGGGTGCTCGCGATGACCGTCGGCGACGCCCTGGCCTCCACCGTGGGGCTGCGCTGGGGCAGGCGGCAGTACGCCACCCTGGGCGGCCGCACCAAGAGCCTGGAGGGCTCGCTGGCCATGTTCGGGGCGACGCTGCTGACTACCCTGGCCACCCTGTGGGTCGTGGCGCCGCCCCTGCCGCCCGCCGCCCAGGCGGGGCTGGCGGTCCTGGCCGCCGTGGCCGCCGCCTGCGCGGAGAGCGTGGGCATCAAGGGGCGCGACAACCTCTGGGTTCCCCTGGGCACCGGCCTCCTGCTCTGGGCGGGGCTCAGGCTGTTCCCCCACCTGTTGCCCGGCCTGGGCGCGGGGGCGGCGCTCTCCGCCGCCATCGGACTCCTGGCCTGGTGGAAGCGGTCGCTCAGCCCCAGCGGTACCCTGGGCGCCATCCTGACCGGTACGCCGCTCTTCGGCCTGGGCGGCTGGGCCGGGGGCCTGGCGCTGGTGGCCTTCTTCGTCTCGGGCAGTGCGCTCTCCCACCTGTTCCGGGACCGCAAGGCGCCCGTGGAGGCCGACTTCGCCAAGACCGGGACGCGGGACCTCGGGCAGGCGCTGGCCAACGGCGGGGTGGCCGCCGCCGCGGCGGTGGGCTACGCCGTCAGCGGCGACCCGGCGTGGATGGGCGCGGTGCTGGGCGGCATCGCCGCCGCGTCCGCCGACACCTGGGCGACCGAGCTGGGCGTCCTCTCCCGCACGGCCCCCCGGATGGTCACCACCTTCCGGGAGGTGCCGCCCGGCACCAGCGGGGCGGTGTCGCTGACGGGCACCCTGGCCGGCCTGGGCGGCGCAGCCCTCGTCGGGCTGGTCGCCGCCCTCGCGGACCCTGTCTGGTGGCGGCTGATGCCGTGGGTCGCCGCCGCCGGCATCGCCGGGGCCTTCGCCGACTCGCTGCTGGGGGCCACGGTGCAGGCCGTCTACTGGTGCCC contains the following coding sequences:
- a CDS encoding chromate transporter — encoded protein: MMWKTLLDLFIGFSRATLLGFGGGPSIVPLYEHEAVEVFSWVSREEFGTALAMGNALPGPIATKLTMYIGYRVAGWPGALVSLIAVTLPVGVVMVALAGLMVRFKDSPVLKGMVAGIRPVVFVMLAMLAMDFAGYAFQPRSGAPVNWLPFAIAAAFFISVHYMKLSPIYGVVGALLVGALFLR
- a CDS encoding DUF92 domain-containing protein; this encodes MGDLWALVLAFAYVGAVVAVGEGAHRLGLSRPVARKVIHVGVGLWIIGTVLLFESRYLAAVPALVSVAANYVIHRRRLLGSVAAEAENLGTVWFPVSFALLVLFAWDEPAALVGGVLAMTVGDALASTVGLRWGRRQYATLGGRTKSLEGSLAMFGATLLTTLATLWVVAPPLPPAAQAGLAVLAAVAAACAESVGIKGRDNLWVPLGTGLLLWAGLRLFPHLLPGLGAGAALSAAIGLLAWWKRSLSPSGTLGAILTGTPLFGLGGWAGGLALVAFFVSGSALSHLFRDRKAPVEADFAKTGTRDLGQALANGGVAAAAAVGYAVSGDPAWMGAVLGGIAAASADTWATELGVLSRTAPRMVTTFREVPPGTSGAVSLTGTLAGLGGAALVGLVAALADPVWWRLMPWVAAAGIAGAFADSLLGATVQAVYWCPRCGKETERTLHGCGSTTRLHRGLPAVSNDLVNLAATLVGAAAGFLAV